From one Lolium rigidum isolate FL_2022 chromosome 4, APGP_CSIRO_Lrig_0.1, whole genome shotgun sequence genomic stretch:
- the LOC124707976 gene encoding tubulin-folding cofactor E-like: protein MYVFSTSQKRVSVELVGTNKVREKLKNFDELLCASVSFMGVSSTGSPEELQGLVPNLRQLDLTGNLFSKWKDIFSLCQALPSLEVLDLTNNRMENDIAESPVLKNIRVMVLNNCGVTWELVGKLKVPFACLKELHLIWNNMNIITTPAGKFVQGFNTVRLLNLEDNHIVSWDEMVKLSYLRSLEQLHLNKNKIKHVRYPSNLPSSGPLDDVSVLPFEKLQVLLLGSNEIEDFLSVDSLNLFPSLMDVRISDNPIADPAKGGAPRFVLVARLGNVKILNGSEVSARERREAEIRYIRLVMGKAESDDPDVIKQLHPRFAELKALHGIEDEKQTSRTLGPQKMSSGLISITFKCVGPSMGEKQPLTKKLPSTTTVGKLKSLCESFFKLKEIKLRLFLEEEGCPLPQLLDEETASLVELGIGAGATIIVDEEN, encoded by the exons ATGTACGTGTTCTCGACGAGCCAGAAGCGCGTGTCGGTGGAACTGGTCGGGACGAACAAGGTCCGGGAGAAGCTGAAGAACTTCGATGAGCTGTTGTGTGCGTCTGTTTCCTTCATGGGAGTGAGCTCGACCGGATCACCGGAGGAACTGCAGGGTTTGGTTCCAA ATCTCAGACAGCTTGATTTAACTGGAAATCTGTTTTCTAAGTGGAAA GATATCTTCTCTCTTTGTCAAGCTCTGCCATCTCTGGAAGTTCTCGATTTGACAAACAATAGGATGGAGAATGATATTGCAGAAAGTCCAGTTCTGAAGAATATCCGTGTTATGGTTCTAAACAACTGCGGTGTAACGTGGGAACTG GTTGGAAAGCTTAAAGTCCCATTTGCATGTCTCAAAGAACTCCATCTAATATGGAACAACATGAACATAATCACG ACTCCGGCTGGTAAATTTGTTCAAGGTTTTAATACAGTGCGACTCTTAAATTTGGAAGACAATCACATTGTTTCATGGGAtgaaatggtgaagctttcttatttaagaag CTTGGAACAGCTCCATTTGAACAAGAACAAGATAAAGCATGTGCGATACCCGTCTAATCTTCCATCATCAGGGCCTCTTGATGATGTATCTGTCCTTCCTTTCGAGAAACTGCAAGTCCTTTTGTTAG GATCTAATGAAATAGAAGACTTTCTTTCTGTTGATTCACTTAACCTCTTTCCGAGTTTAATG GACGTCAGGATCTCTGATAATCCTATAGCTGACCCGGCCAAGGGTGGTGCTCCTCGATTTGTGCTTGTTGCTCGGCTAGGAAATGTTAAAATACTAAATGGTAGTGAG GTAAGTGCGCGTGAACGGAGGGAAGCAGAAATACG ATACATTCGTCTTGTTATGGGAAAAGCAGAATCAGACGACCCAGACGTGATCAAACAGCTACACCCTAG GTTTGCTGAACTGAAGGCTTTACATGGCATTGAAGATGAGAAGCAAACTTCAAGGACTTTAGGCCCACAAAAGATGTCATCTGGGCTTATAA GTATCACCTTCAAATGTGTAGGGCCATCTATGGGTGAGAAGCAACCACTGACAAAGAAACTGCCTTCTACAACTACT GTTGGAAAGCTGAAATCTTTGTGCGAGAGCTTCTTTAAACTGAAGGAAATCAAACTGAGATTGTTTCTCGAGGAAGAG GGATGCCCGCTACCCCAACTGCTCGATGAAGAGACGGCTTCGCTCGTGGAACTTGGGATAGGCGCAGGAGCAACCATTATCGTCGATGAAGAGAACTAG
- the LOC124707978 gene encoding ras-related protein RABD2c-like translates to MGSAEYDYLFKLLLIGDSSVGKSCLLLRFADDAYVDTYISTIGVDFKIRTVELDGKSVKLQIWDTAGQERFRTITSSYYRGAHGIIIVYDVTDRESFNNVKQWLSEIDRYASDSVCKLLVGNKCDLVDSKVVDTEEAKAFAESLGMTFLETSAKESINVETAFLTMSSEIKKRTASQPAAAERKSTVPLGQPIQQQQSSCCSS, encoded by the exons ATGGGCAGCGCCGAGTA CGACTACCTCTTCAAGCTGCTCCTCATCGGGGACTCCTCCGTCGGCAAGTCctgcctcctcctccgattcgCC GACGACGCGTACGTGGACACGTACATCAGTAccatcggcgttgatttc AAAATCCGGACCGTCGAGCTCGATGGCAAGTCGGTGAAGCTGCAGATT TGGGACACAGCAGGCCAGGAGAGGTTCAGGACAATAACAAGCAGCTACTATCGAGGAGCCCATGGAATTATT ATCGTATATGACGTGACAGATAGGGAAAGCTTCAACAATGTCAAGCAGTGGTTGAGTGAGATTGATAGGTATGCCAGTGACAGTGTGTGCAAGCTTCTAGTTGGGAACAAATGTGATTTGGTTGATAGTAAAGTCGTTGACACAGAGGAGGCCAAG GCTTTCGCAGAATCGTTGGGAATGACttttcttgagacaagtgcaaagGAATCCATCAATGTGGAGACAGCTTTCTTAACAATGTCATCAGAAATCAAGAAAAG GACGGCGAGCCAACCTGCTGCGGCGGAGAGGAAATCAACTGTCCCCTTGGGGCAGCCAATACAGCAGCAGCAGAGCAGCTGCTGCTCCTCATAA
- the LOC124646954 gene encoding lipoxygenase 2.1, chloroplastic-like, with amino-acid sequence MFPTGKPNTVTVLRYPPRMLGVGNCHLSPFPVLRLQGLLWFHRRSIEETVQLGSADLRKNLEKTSIPGDAYYWVTDPIRGHELLLEAIFDVPVSFGPIGAVLVENEVDEKMFLINIVVAPDNNESASVTFEGNSWIKPKSGDTVKHVFFPLKSYLPSETPPGVQSLRESELKATRGDGTGERNKWDRIYDYEVYNDLGKPDIDDKLTRTVLGGDEHPYPRRCRTGRPCSDKDSSSEKAGNYVYVPMDEVFSPSDDLEFKRLMSSTPGLWTMFDTPERKSLSFPSFTAIDSLFVEQPPSTLSAMLEEMARKLHNASRPASDRMEEALQALKGLKFEMPKLIASDRFAWFRDEEFARQTLSGLNPLSIQLVTEFPFVSKLDEKEYGPRESGLTKELIEEQIGQAMTVEEAVEKKKLFMLDYHDMLLPFVNDVRELDGTTLYGSRTLFFLTEQGTLRPIAIELTRPKGKPPILAEPWSQVFTPQQWDGTGSWLWKLAKAHVLAHDSGYHQLVSHWLRTHCCVEPYIIAANRQLSRMHPIFRLLHPHFRYTMQINAISRETLINADGIIERAFSPGRYSMMLSSAAYKEHWRFDMEALPADLIRRGMAVEEEDGKLTLTIKDYPYANDGLLVWKSIKEWTSDYVKHYYSSAADVTGDKELNGWWDEVRTQGHADKQDEPWWPKLDSRESLIQVLTSIMWVTSGHHAAVNFAQYPLAGYFPNRPTIARKKMPVEKGPDRAEHMADFRAKPEKELLEVFPSQFQAVLVMTVLHVLSSHWPDEQHMGRHVEPAWEADPIIKSAFEKLQDKMLENEEIIDERNEAEDLKNRCGAGVMPYELFKRSSGAGDTGKGLPYSISI; translated from the exons ATGTTCCCGACCGGAAAACCTAACACCGTCACGGTCCTGCGCTATCCACCGCGCATGCTCGGGGTTGGGAATTGTCACCTCAGCCCCTTCCCTGTCCTTCGTCTTCAGGGTCTTCTCTGGTTCCACCGCCGATCCATCGAGGAAACCGTACAGCTGGGCTCCGCGGATCTCAGGAAGAACTTGG AGAAGACGTCAATTCCCGGCGACGCCTACTACTGGGTGACTGATCCAATCCGTGGCCACGAGTTGTTACTCGAGGCCATCTTCGATGTGCCTGTCTCGTTCGGCCCCATTGGGGCCGTTCTCGTGGAGAACGAGGTTGACGAGAAGATGTTTCTCATCAACATCGTCGTCGCCCCCGACAACAACGAGTCTGCATCTGTCACCTTCGAGGGCAATTCTTGGATCAAGCCTAAGTCCGGCGACACCGTTAAGCATGTGTTCTTTCCTCTCAAG TCCTACCTACCGTCGGAGACGCCCCCGGGCGTGCAGAGTCTGCGCGAGAGCGAGCTTAAGGCCACCCGCGGAGACGGTACCGGCGAGCGCAACAAATGGGACCGCATCTACGACTATGAAGTGTACAACGACCTCGGCAAGCCCGACATTGACGACAAACTGACGCGGACGGTGCTCGGCGGCGACGAGCACCCATATCCACGACGCTGCCGCACGGGCCGCCCCTGCAGCGACAAGG ATTCGTCATCGGAGAAGGCAGGAAATTACGTGTACGTGCCCATGGACGAGGTGTTCTCGCCCTCGGATGACTTGGAATTCAAGAGGTTGATGTCATCAACGCCGGGACTATGGACGATGTTTGATACGCCAGAGAGGAAGAGCCTGAGCTTCCCATCCTTCACGGCGATCGACTCGCTGTTCGTGGAGCAGCCGCCTAGCACGCTCTCCGCCATGCTCGAGGAAATGGCAAGGAAGTTGCACAATGCATCGAGACCGGCGTCTGATAGGATGGAGGAAGCGCTTCAGGCGCTCAAGGGCTTGAAATTCGAAATGCCCAAACTTATCGCCA GTGACAGATTTGCATGGTTCAGAGACGAGGAGTTCGCGAGACAAACCCTGTCAGGACTGAACCCACTGAGCATACAGCTTGTCACG GAATTCCCCTTTGTGAGCAAGCTGGATGAGAAAGAGTACGGCCCACGGGAGTCTGGCCTCACCAAAGAGCTCATTGAGGAGCAGATAGGTCAGGCCATGACGGTGGAAGAG GCCGTCGAGAAGAAGAAGCTGTTCATGCTGGACTACCACGACATGCTCCTCCCTTTTGTGAACGATGTGCGCGAGCTAGACGGCACGACGCTCTACGGCTCGCGCACCCTCTTCTTCCTCACAGAGCAAGGCACCCTTAGGCCGATCGCGATCGAGCTGACGAGGCCCAAGGGCAAGCCCCCAATCCTTGCTGAGCCGTGGAGCCAGGTGTTCACGCCGCAGCAGTGGGACGGCACGGGTTCCTGGCTCTGGAAGCTGGCCAAGGCCCATGTCCTGGCTCATGACTCCGGGTACCATCAGCTTGTCAGCCACTG GCTGAGGACACACTGCTGCGTGGAGCCCTACATCATCGCGGCCAACCGTCAGCTGAGCAGAATGcacccaatcttccggcttctgcACCCTCACTTCCGGTATACCATGCAGATCAACGCCATATCACGGGAGACGCTCATTAACGCGGACGGCATCATCGAGAGAGCCTTCTCGCCGGGGAGGTACAGCATGATGCTCAGCTCCGCGGCTTACAAGGAGCACTGGCGGTTCGACATGGAGGCACTGCCAGCCGACCTTATACGAAG GGGTATGGCGGTCGAGGAGGAAGACGGCAAGCTGACGCTGACCATAAAAGACTACCCCTATGCCAACGATGGGCTACTCGTTTGGAAATCCATTAAGGAATGGACCTCCGACTACGTGAAGCACTACTACTCGTCGGCGGCGGACGTCACCGGCGACAAGGAGCTCAATGGCTGGTGGGACGAGGTTCGCACTCAAGGCCACGCCGACAAGCAGGACGAGCCTTGGTGGCCAAAGCTGGACTCCCGCGAGAGCCTCATCCAGGTCCTGACTAGCATCATGTGGGTCACGTCGGGGCACCACGCCGCCGTCAACTTCGCCCAGTATCCCTTGGCCGGCTATTTCCCGAACCGGCCGACCATCGCACGGAAGAAGATGCCCGTGGAAAAGGGCCCCGACCGCGCCGAGCACATGGCGGATTTCAGGGCCAAGCCGGAGAAGGAGCTGCTGGAGGTGTTCCCGTCTCAGTTCCAGGCCGTCCTCGTCATGACGGTGCTCCATGTCCTGTCCTCGCACTGGCCGGACGAGCAGCACATGGGCCGTCACGTGGAGCCGGCGTGGGAGGCTGATCCCATAATCAAGTCGGCGTTCGAGAAGCTGCAAGACAAGATGCTGGAAAACGAAGAGATTATCGACGAGCGGAACGAGGCTGAGGATCTCAAGAACCGCTGCGGCGCCGGCGTCATGCCGTACGAGCTATTCAAGCGCTCATCCGGGGCCGGAGACACCGGGAAGGGCCTCCCGTACAGCATCTCCATCTGA
- the LOC124707977 gene encoding ras-related protein RABA2a-like, giving the protein MAGGGRGGGRGEEEYDYLFKVVLIGDSGVGKSNLLSRFTRNEFCLESKSTIGVEFATRTLHVEGKIIKAQIWDTAGQERYRAITSAYYRGALGAVLVYDVTKPTTFENISRWLKELRDHADANIRIMLVGNKTDLKHLRAVTTDDAQSYAEAEGLSYIETSALEAMNVEEAFQLILGDIYHTISKKAVASAEDDRAGVKEGKTIDVAATDTGAEKKQCCSA; this is encoded by the exons ATGGCgggcggcggtcgcggcggcgggcgcggggaGGAGGAGTACGACTACCTGTTCAAGGTGGTGCTGATCGGCGACTCGGGCGTCGGCAAGTCCAACCTGCTCTCCCGCTTCACCCGCAACGAGTTCTGCCTCGAGTCCAAGTCCACCATCGGCGTCGAGTTCGCCACACGGACACTCCAT GTGGAGGGCAAGATAATCAAGGCGCAGATCTGGGATACGGCGGGGCAGGAGCGATACAGGGCGATCACGAGTGCCTACTACCGTGGAGCCCTCGGGGCGGTCTTGGTCTATGACGTGACCAAACCCACGACCTTTGAGAACATCAGCCGGTGGCTCAAGGAGCTGCGCGACCATGCTGACGCGAACATCAGAATCATGCTTGTCGGCAACAAGACCGACCTGAAGCACCTCCGGGCCGTCACCACGGATGATGCCCAGAGCTACGCGGAGGCTGAGGGCCTGTCCTACATCGAGACGTCCGCGCTCGAGGCCATGAACGTTGAGGAGGCGTTCCAGCTGATCCTCGGCGACATATACCACACCATCAGCAAGAAGGCGGTGGCCTCAGCGGAGGATGACAGGGCAGGAGTCAAGGAGGGTAAGACCATCGATGTGGCCGCCACCGACACCGGTGCCGAGAAGAAGCAATGCTGCTCAGCTTAG